The Nostoc sp. NIES-3756 DNA window GTGCTGATGCTGCTTCATTGAGTCAAATGAGCGATGGAGTTATCCTGGCTACACGCCCAGGTTTTACACTCAAAGAGGTATTACAAAGAGCAGTATCAGAACTTAACCAAAATCGTATTCCCATTTTGGGTGTAGTTGTCAATGGTATGACAACCGGGACAGAAAAATACTATCGCTATCCATCCGAGGAATATCCTTCACGATTACCTAAACCTTGGCGACGTTTAACTGCGTTGGGAAGTAGTAGAAGAAATTCGACTGATAATTCGAGGTCGAACTAAAGAAGATGCTAAACAAAACCGCCAGTAGGTCTTTTTATCTCAACTTGTGGCTAGGCTTAGTTGGTCTAGTAGTTGGTATCTTTGCTGGGTTTGCGGTTGGTATCAGTCCGGCGTTGCTATTAGTAGCTATAGTAGCGGTAGCTGGACTAATATGGTTTTTTGCTAGTTTTGAGCAAGCAGTTATCGGGTTATTAATCCTGCGTAGTTCTTTAGACCTGTTTTCGGCTCAACAATTACCAGCCGCTTTTGCGATCGCTCTCAATGCGTTAACAATACTTTATGTATTGGTGGCGCTACTCACAGGTAAAGCTGTCAAGATAGATAAATTTTGGTGGTTTTTCGCTCTCTGGATTATCTTCCAAAGCCTATGGGTGATTCTTTTACCTTTAGGCGGTTTGGGGATGGATGCTTCTTTCTTGATGAGTGGTGTGAGGGTATGGCTGCGTTATTTTTCCTGGTTAATGGTCTACCTGTTAGTAATGCAGCTCAAAGACAATGTACCACCAGAAAAGATAGTTTCCATGTTGCTGCTGTCTTTGGTGGCTCCCATTAGTATTGCACTGCTGCAAATATTCTTACCAAGCTCAATGTTACCGTCTTTATTAACATCACAGGGTAAAGCTGGGAGTAATGTTTCGGGAACTTTAGGTTTTCCCAACGGTTTAGGTATCTTTCTGACGATGTTTATCGCTCTAGTTTGGTGGAAGTTAAGTATTTCTAGCAAACGTTTACCTTGGTTGCTTTT harbors:
- a CDS encoding O-antigen ligase family protein, which codes for MLNKTASRSFYLNLWLGLVGLVVGIFAGFAVGISPALLLVAIVAVAGLIWFFASFEQAVIGLLILRSSLDLFSAQQLPAAFAIALNALTILYVLVALLTGKAVKIDKFWWFFALWIIFQSLWVILLPLGGLGMDASFLMSGVRVWLRYFSWLMVYLLVMQLKDNVPPEKIVSMLLLSLVAPISIALLQIFLPSSMLPSLLTSQGKAGSNVSGTLGFPNGLGIFLTMFIALVWWKLSISSKRLPWLLLLGLVSFVFVRTGYFTGLVAVLLLILFINSTKITPVRAIGVVLFCCAFLWMFASTEFGQQRLTEIYDTPLLNPNIDVSRSIILSYGDSNSFNWRIAHWTYLINAWSQFPILGYGLDTSPLLGIRDFNTGSGYAPHNDYIRFLVEQGVVGLTGFLCFLVGQGWYLVHLLRNSQSVNSRRNLCLILIALFVANIVSMLTSNIMDATTFFFYWWTLVAIAGWGNEYWRPNLATKSA